In Hugenholtzia roseola DSM 9546, the following are encoded in one genomic region:
- a CDS encoding acyltransferase family protein, with protein sequence MRFFFQNLHQTLENPKRQQSIDVMRGIAGLFVVLVHYHQVIPFLHQFSGLPTNLFLLLSGYLVSLPLTRDFLDTQERLSFRNFFIRRLFKIIPSYYTFLIIGHFFVLWQIKPLAPDLVVQGKEWFSYFLFYRNYGSPPARTFEHTWSVCVEGHFYTLLPFFYIFLHFLCKKKIKYKKLSMLLFIIGIIILGIFFKFLAYLTGFAEHPNYTHNKMDVIAWGILLGILEFAFPDFMKKYAGKRIFLFLGLCILTLTLAFHQAFEKSFFHIFWLNALSPFCYFLILVGLLYKKMPIFLSPLRYLSYFNYNLYLWHFILIVPFTHYWGAGYTGAFLYLLCSIFLAIFFTFLIEEPMLKIREKFLK encoded by the coding sequence ATGCGTTTCTTCTTTCAAAACTTACATCAAACGCTGGAAAACCCTAAACGGCAACAAAGCATCGATGTCATGCGCGGTATAGCGGGCTTGTTTGTGGTCTTGGTGCATTATCATCAAGTTATTCCATTTTTACATCAATTTAGTGGATTGCCCACTAATTTATTTCTCTTACTTTCAGGCTATTTGGTGAGTCTGCCCCTGACGCGCGATTTTTTAGATACCCAAGAAAGGCTCTCCTTTCGCAATTTTTTTATAAGAAGGCTCTTTAAAATTATACCTTCTTACTATACTTTTTTGATAATAGGACATTTTTTTGTATTATGGCAAATCAAGCCACTTGCTCCCGATTTAGTAGTACAAGGCAAAGAATGGTTTTCTTATTTTCTTTTTTATCGCAACTATGGAAGCCCTCCTGCGCGTACTTTTGAGCATACTTGGTCGGTTTGTGTAGAGGGGCATTTTTATACGTTGCTGCCTTTTTTTTACATTTTCTTACATTTTTTATGTAAAAAAAAGATAAAATACAAAAAGTTAAGTATGCTTCTCTTTATCATAGGCATTATTATTTTGGGTATTTTTTTCAAATTTCTTGCCTATCTTACAGGCTTTGCCGAACACCCTAACTACACACACAATAAGATGGACGTAATTGCTTGGGGTATTTTGTTGGGCATTTTGGAATTTGCCTTTCCCGATTTTATGAAAAAATATGCAGGAAAACGCATATTTCTTTTCTTAGGATTGTGTATTTTAACACTTACGCTGGCTTTTCATCAGGCTTTTGAAAAATCCTTTTTTCATATTTTTTGGCTCAATGCCCTTTCGCCTTTTTGTTACTTTCTTATTTTAGTGGGACTTTTGTATAAAAAAATGCCTATTTTTTTAAGTCCTTTGCGCTATTTATCATACTTCAATTACAATTTATATCTTTGGCATTTTATTTTAATAGTTCCCTTTACACATTATTGGGGAGCAGGCTATACAGGGGCTTTTTTGTATCTTTTATGTAGCATTTTTTTAGCTATATTTTTTACTTTTCTGATAGAAGAACCTATGTTAAAAATAAGGGAAAAGTTTTTAAAATAG